The Zingiber officinale cultivar Zhangliang chromosome 9A, Zo_v1.1, whole genome shotgun sequence genome window below encodes:
- the LOC122019386 gene encoding vegetative cell wall protein gp1-like has product MDPLEVPTSAVPAVPTRTVFMVPPGVPPACSTPAPVEPTAYQAPPPPGPTVYPAPAALVPSVPTAHLRPTPAATVAPPPVPPPTVPQAAPTYVDPAMPPVAPAPAYAAAPGVPPPAYPAVSPVVPTPGIPPIPATIPTHHMDIVVARAQIQALAKSMKS; this is encoded by the coding sequence ATGgatcctttagaggtacctacctcggcagTGCCCGCCGTACCCACCCGTACTGTATTTATGGTTCCACCAGGGGTACCACCGGCATGCTCGACACCTGCTCCGGTCGAGCCTACAGCGTACCAGGCACCACCAccacctggacctaccgtgtacccgGCACCAGCGGCACTCGTGCCCTCGGTGCCTACTGCACACCTGAGACCCACACCAGCAGCAACAGTTGCTCCACCTCCGGTACCGCCACCCACCGTACCTCAAGCCGCGCCCACCTATGTTGACCCTGCAATGCCACCAGTGGCACCTGCCCCAGCTTATGCGGCAGCACCGGGGGTGCCTCCCCCGGCCTATCCAGCGGTATCACCTGTAGTACCAACTCCAGGGATTCCGCCAATTCCCGCGACAATCCCTACTCATCACATGGATATTGTCGTGGCACGAGCCCAGATCCAAGCATTGGCAAAGTCAATGAAGAGTTGA